The Myxococcales bacterium genome includes the window CGGGGTTGGCCTCCTCCAGCGAGGCGTCGAGAAACCGCGACAGCTTGTCCGACCCAAGGTCAAAGGTACGCAAGGTCACCGGCAGGCCGCCCATGCGAGCGATGATATCTGCCGCCGACTGATAGTGATCTTCTTCGCTTGGCATCGACCCGGCGGTCATAAAAAGATATTCGGTGCGGGTCAGGCCAACCCCGCGCGCGCCATAGGCCAACGAGGCGTCGACCTCGTCGGGGCCATCAATGTTGGCAAACAGATTCACCGCCACGCCGTCCTTCGTGGTGGCTGGCAGCGTGCGATTGGAAAGCAGCGCGGCGTCGTCGGCCGCCTCCTTGCGTTGCAGCTCGCGATACACCGAAACCGTGGCCGGCGTAGGATTGATGATCACCACGCCGCTGGTGCCGTCGACGATGATCAGATCATCGGTTTCGATGAGTTCGCTCGCATCTTCGAGGCCAACGACGGCGGGAATTTCGTGCGCCCGCGCGATGATCGCAGTATGCGAGGTGCGCCCGCCGGCGTCGGTCAAGAGCCCCGCGATCGCCGATTTGTGCAGCTGCGCCGTGTCCGCCGGCGATAGGTCATAGGCCACCACCACGGCGTCAGGGTTGGGATTGATCGGGCCGACGTCGCGCCCGAGCAAGACGCGCAGCACGCGCTCGCAGACAAAATCTATGTCGCTCTTGCGCTCACGAAAATACTCGTCTTCGATCGCCTCAAAGACCACGCGCACCGCGTCGGCGGCGCGCCGCAACGCCCATTCGGCGCAAATCTTGTCGGTGCGGATAAACGACTCTGCGGCGTCGGCCAAGTGCTCATCGTGCAGCATAAGCTGATGCGCGGAGATGATGTGGTAGTCGTTCTCGGAGGCTAGCTTCTTCTTGATGGTCGCGAGCTGCTTATCCGCGGTCGCGATCGCGCGCCGCAGCCGCGCCACCTCATCTTCGCACTCGTCGTCGCTGATGTGATGCTTCGGCGTGTTGAGCGTATCTCGCCCGACCAAATAGGCGCGACCAATCCCGATGCCGGATGAAACCGCGACGCCCTCGCGGCGGATTTCGTGGCGAGATTCGTCGCGCGTGCTCATTTGTCCTCGCCAAAGCGATCGGCGACGAGTTGCGCCAAGGCCTCAACCACCTCGCGCGCTTGCGGCCCGCGCGCGCGGACGGTGATCGACGTATCCTTGGCGGCGACCAGCATGAGCACGCCCATGATGCTCTTGCCGTTGACCTCATTGCCGTCCTTACCCACCCAAACGTCACAGGGGTGCTTGCTCGCAAGCTGGACGAACTTGGTGGCCGCGCGCGCATGCAGGCCTAGCTCATTGACGATGCGCATGGTTCGCTTGACGGAGCCATCCGCGTCCACGTCGGCTTCCGCCTGCCCCGCACCCTGTTCGATATCCCCATTTGCCTTGCCCATAGTGTTTCCTTCGCGCCCTCATGCCCCTCGATCAATGTCGCGATGCCGCAGCAGGATATCCCATTGACCGCCTAGGCGGCGGCGCAATTCCTCGACAATCGCCACCGACCGGTGGCGACCACCGGTGCAGCCGATGGCGGTGGTGACGTAGAGCTTGCCCTCGCGCTGAAATTGCGGCAACGAAAACCGCAGCAGGCGCTCGATGTGGTCGACCAGCTCGGCGCCAGCCTCCGAGCCGAGCACATAGTCCGCCACCTCGCGATCGCGGCCGTCTTTTTCGGTAAGCGTTGGCTCAAAAAAGGGATTGGGGAGAAAGCGGACGTCAAAGACCAAATTGAAATCCACCGGCAAGCCGTGCTTGAAGCCAAACGAGACGAAGGTGACCGCCAGCTTGCCATCACCGCCAAAATGATCCTGAATAATCGCCTTGAGCTGGTGCGCGTTGAGATTGCTTGTGTCGACCACGATCGCCTGATCGCGCAGCGGCGCAAGCAGCTCGCGATCAAGGCGCACGCCGTGTGGCAAGTCCTCGCCCGAGAGCGGATGACGGCGCCTGGTTTCGGAGAAGCGGCGGAGCAACGCCTCTTCGCTCGCCTCGAGAAACATTACCTCGAGCCGATGGCCTTGGGCCCGCAAGCGCCCGAGCGCCAGCTCCCACTCTGGCAGGTGTCGCCGCTGGCGGCCATCAATGGCTACGGCGAGCTTGGCGAACTCGCCTTCGTTGGCGAGGCGCTCGACCAAGGCATCGACGAGTGGCAGCGGGATGTTATCGACGCAATAGAACTCGGTGTCCTCCAGCGCGCGCAACGCCGTGCTCTTGCCTGCGCCTGATAGTCCGGTGACGATGACGACCTGCATGGCTATTCCGCGGCATCGATATCGACGTGGTCGCCGCTGACGGCATGCAGGGCGTTGCGCAGTTTATCGTGAAAAATCTTGGCTGAATCGTGGTGAACCATCTTGAGCAATTGGTTGCGCGCGGCCACCTCGATGATGCTGGCCATGTTGCGGCCTGGTCGTACCGGCAGGCGCAAGCTTGGAATTTGCACGGTCAATAAATCGAGGTAGGTGACATCGACGCCGAGGCGCTCGTAATCTTCCTGATCGTCCCACTCGACGAGTTCGACCACGAGCTCGATTTTTTTGTTTTCGCGGACCGCGTTGACGCCAAACAAGTCCTTGATGTTGATGATGCCGATGCCGCGGATCTCCATGTGGTGGCGAATAAGCGGCGCGCCCGCGCCAATCACGACGGCGCCTTTTTGTCGCAGCGCCACCACATCGTCGGCGACGAGCCGGTGGCCGCGCATCACCAGATCCAGCGCGGTTTCGCTTTTGCCGATGCCGCTCTTGCCAAGCAGCAAGACGCCGAGCCCCAGGACGTCCACCAGCACGCCGTGGATCGCGCTCTGCACCGCCATCTCGTCTTGCAGCCACCACGAAACGCGCGCGATGAAATCGGCGGTGGCAAGCGCAGACACGAGCAGCGGCACCTCGTTGCGTTCGCAAGCGACTTGCAGCTGAGCCGGTGGCACCAGCCCGCGGCACACCACGACGCAGGCGGGCTGGCTGGCGAGAATCGTCTCGATGCCGCGCTCGCGGGCCTCGTCGGCCTGGGCGGCCATATACTCAATTTCGGTGCCGCCGATGATGAGCACGCGCGCGTCATGCAATTGCTCGGGCCAGCCGGTCAGCGCAAGGCCGGGCTTTTGGATCCGCGGCGCCGAGATCTGCCGACCCAAGCCCCCGGTACCCGCGACGACTTGCAGGCCGAGTTCTACGTCGGTGGCGAGAAGGCGTTCAACGGCGATGCTGCGATCCATGGGCCCTTTAGTGCTTGGCATCCTCTTCGGCGATCA containing:
- the ptsP gene encoding phosphoenolpyruvate--protein phosphotransferase; protein product: MSTRDESRHEIRREGVAVSSGIGIGRAYLVGRDTLNTPKHHISDDECEDEVARLRRAIATADKQLATIKKKLASENDYHIISAHQLMLHDEHLADAAESFIRTDKICAEWALRRAADAVRVVFEAIEDEYFRERKSDIDFVCERVLRVLLGRDVGPINPNPDAVVVAYDLSPADTAQLHKSAIAGLLTDAGGRTSHTAIIARAHEIPAVVGLEDASELIETDDLIIVDGTSGVVIINPTPATVSVYRELQRKEAADDAALLSNRTLPATTKDGVAVNLFANIDGPDEVDASLAYGARGVGLTRTEYLFMTAGSMPSEEDHYQSAADIIARMGGLPVTLRTFDLGSDKLSRFLDASLEEANPALGLRSIRMCLSDMGMPEFRKQLRGLLRATSHGNTRLMFPMISGVEELRAAKAVLASVKAELAAEGIAFDPAVKVGIMVEMPAAVLVADQLARECDFFSIGTNDLIQYTMAVDRVNELVSYLYEPLHPAILRLIKMTADAARAGGIPVTLCGEMAGDPMLAPVLLGLGLTDLSMSGVAIPEVKSIVRQLAMRDLRALGDRVLGLASAVDVRQAVVDELARLGVQWS
- a CDS encoding HPr family phosphocarrier protein, whose protein sequence is MGKANGDIEQGAGQAEADVDADGSVKRTMRIVNELGLHARAATKFVQLASKHPCDVWVGKDGNEVNGKSIMGVLMLVAAKDTSITVRARGPQAREVVEALAQLVADRFGEDK
- the rapZ gene encoding RNase adapter RapZ codes for the protein MQVVIVTGLSGAGKSTALRALEDTEFYCVDNIPLPLVDALVERLANEGEFAKLAVAIDGRQRRHLPEWELALGRLRAQGHRLEVMFLEASEEALLRRFSETRRRHPLSGEDLPHGVRLDRELLAPLRDQAIVVDTSNLNAHQLKAIIQDHFGGDGKLAVTFVSFGFKHGLPVDFNLVFDVRFLPNPFFEPTLTEKDGRDREVADYVLGSEAGAELVDHIERLLRFSLPQFQREGKLYVTTAIGCTGGRHRSVAIVEELRRRLGGQWDILLRHRDIDRGA
- the hprK gene encoding HPr(Ser) kinase/phosphatase; its protein translation is MDRSIAVERLLATDVELGLQVVAGTGGLGRQISAPRIQKPGLALTGWPEQLHDARVLIIGGTEIEYMAAQADEARERGIETILASQPACVVVCRGLVPPAQLQVACERNEVPLLVSALATADFIARVSWWLQDEMAVQSAIHGVLVDVLGLGVLLLGKSGIGKSETALDLVMRGHRLVADDVVALRQKGAVVIGAGAPLIRHHMEIRGIGIINIKDLFGVNAVRENKKIELVVELVEWDDQEDYERLGVDVTYLDLLTVQIPSLRLPVRPGRNMASIIEVAARNQLLKMVHHDSAKIFHDKLRNALHAVSGDHVDIDAAE